One window of the Triticum dicoccoides isolate Atlit2015 ecotype Zavitan chromosome 3B, WEW_v2.0, whole genome shotgun sequence genome contains the following:
- the LOC119280294 gene encoding uncharacterized protein LOC119280294: MPHKINPKDLELPPNLVASKPKSSAAAAASRALSGRWCSLPVRLRALRAVRLSAPLPSFSSISDANRTPSCHGHVLDCYSSASALSGQPPRVSFQQGCRHPAWPVPPSPPSYPPLPSEYKREPGGGERGIWIWLARGLGYRGEKRSSAPPFGLPQPDLLPFIHPDSPSSSRRLYGREASSALKRASPCSCASFSNKHLSTTMAGLWAVGH, encoded by the exons ATGCCGCACAAAATAAATCCAAAAGATTTAGA ACTGCCCCCAAATCTCGTAGCCTCCAAACCTaaatcctccgccgccgccgccgccagtcgaGCCCTCTCTGGCCGCTGGTGCTCTCTCCCCGTCCGGCTACGTGCTCTCCGGGCCGTGAGGCTGTCGGCCCCTCTCCCCTCATTCTCCAGCATCTCCGACGCTAACCGCACACCATCCTGCCATGGCCACGTGCTCGACTGTTATTCCTCGGCAAGTGCTCTCTCCGGCCAGCCGCCGCGTGTAAGCTTCCAGCAAGGTTGCCGCCACCCTGCCTGGCCCGTCCCCCCCTCTCCACCGTCGTATCCACCATTGCCGTCGGAGTACAAAAGAGAGCCTGGCGGCGGCGAGAGAGGGATCTGGATATGGCTAGCGAGGGGCTTGGGATACAGAGGAGAAAAGAGGTCCTCGGCTCCCCCCTTCGGCCTTCCCCAGCCAGATCTGCTCCCCTTCATCCACCCcgactccccgagctcctctcgcaG ATTATATGGCCGTGAAGCTAGCTCGGCGTTGAAAAGAGCATCACCCTGTAGCTGTGCATCCTTCTCTAACAAGCACTTAAGCACTACCATGGCCGGGCTGTGG GCCGTCGGGCACTAA